From a region of the Salmo trutta chromosome 10, fSalTru1.1, whole genome shotgun sequence genome:
- the LOC115201495 gene encoding brefeldin A-inhibited guanine nucleotide-exchange protein 3 isoform X5 → MEEILRKLQKDASGNKHKAIRDSCVFACETLQKQTGSATIPPSRLRERCLLPLQLALESKNMKLAQTALTGMQKILCEDRFVAVEAEALESQLLSQMLDAVRVTPMLHEDLQVEVMKVLLCITYSSTFEINGDSILRIAEVCIETYMSSCHQRSINTAVRATLSQILGDLALQLRHRQGVDGEDPPVPAHQRKDVSPTAQSLCEDVVTVITVFCEKLEGVDHENQLLQLLYLECILSMLSSCPPTMHLNRGFTDLIWKQLCPALVVIMGNPVNDKTITSAHGHGRGCQDPDPSLGGVSDQGRGSGCSSTTPAMIGPVVRTICYVAAELVRLVGCVESMKPVLQSLYHRILLYPPPQHRVEAIKIMKEILGSPQRLFDLAGPCVIEPESRKRSFSKRKSHLDLLKLVMDGMTEACMKGGIEACYSSVSCACALLGALDELSHGRGLQSEQARMLLRRLDELKEGAESTRESMEINEADFRWQRHVLSSEHAPSEPSATSATERSPDISISVTTDTGKTTLDGELGQTTLDGELGQTTPEGEECGEEPRLPSPSSCGPDADPDPELRPCVREPGAEPGGPPDVVQRSHALVYPDITNFLSVDARAHPHGSRYSESNFSVDEGEMSRTEFDSCDQYSMAAEKDSGRSDVSDMGSDNCSLADEEQTPRDCPGHRSLRTAALSLKLLKNQEADQQSARLFVQSLAGLLPRLLGMHSTTDVDTSLQNFSSTFCSGLQAGGIHSPGYEGSENLNCQALMNADGLYLVSYYALLLSLKLCCQDYYRRRPMPVLVSLKEFVRLIQSSGVLVVLSQAWIEELYLQVLDRNLLGEAGYWGSPEEHSLPLITMLTDIDGLGSSAIGGQLIRKANTQSPFSCDKSGSDTLMAGIVFARYILMGCWKNLMDTLSTPLTGRMAGSSKGLAFMLGSEGLKEQSQRERDTICLSLDGLRKAAGLSCALGVAANCAWALAQMAAASCVQEEKEEKEVGESGDAITQVKQRVEQKLEQMGRPQGVRLHTAHVLCMEAILNVGLEMGSHNQDCWPHVFRVCEYVSSLEHSHFSDGSSQAIMTITQAQQAVDLGLDLCGEPSPDRDLALSSQPVIQPQSIQELLREGRGGKGLDRSLMTGTSASKAVCSLSTQADRLFEDSVSKLNMVSLVGFLHQLRRASQSQLFDSVTETGDYSLAMPGEAKSTMDRRSALHLFRLGEAMLRIVRNKTRPLLHMMRAWSIVAPHLVEAACHKERHVSQKAVSFIHDVLMEVLTSWAELPHFHFNEALFRPFEHIMQLELCDEDVQDQVVTSIGELVEMCSPQIQSGWRPLFSALRTVHGNKPDMKDYLIGEYSMGKSQAPVFDVFEAFINTDNIQVFANAATDYIMCLMKFVKGLGKSGEVDYKEIGDCVNATGYSSTDLCLPALDYLRKCSQLLAKIYKMPSKPVFLGARLASLPMRAQEKSVSSEDGMDCVLAEFDDDTGLIQVWILLLEQLTAAVSNCPRQHQPPTLELLFELLRALTNLPGPGFAIFSVIQLLLPVMSLWLQRSHGDHAYWDIAAANFKHAIGLCCELVVEHIQSFIHSDIGYEHLINLMLKDLFKLLVACVAEPAETISRVGCSCIRYVLVTVGPVFTEEMWRLACCALQDAFSATLEPVKNLLACFRSGSDSFSGDACEVKVAAPSHSPSAEAEYWRIRAMAQQVFMLDTQCSPKTPNNKEGFEHAQSCVLIIELPSDQQSNGHTQKRIPFRTIVVSLLSHQVLLQNLYDILLEEFVKHPGDAETQEKTTPVSDPRPSGFLRYISMQNLAIIFDLLLDSYRTARDFDTRPGLKYLLMKVSGVCGAANLYRQSAMSFNIYFQALLCATLTNQESITAELVKKILYEEDEGSSDSSQQCSSEDEDIFEETAQVSPPRGKEKRQWRATIPSLSIQPVSSADWAWLVKRLHKLCMDLCNNYIQMHLDQENLVDEAVPVFRGDPLFFLPFFPSTPETPTPSTGGLSGRGTPSDDSVHSHLAETPSEDTHSPTAGYCMDSLPHLRGERRDPAGRKKEWWESAGNKLYTIATDKTITKLMMEYKKRKQQHNHTTFVKETKGGENRGEAGTMRGPESSNPQRPQQLVDPGPMRHSFSAGPEVLRQEKIRPRSGSTASSHSVSIRDSAAQIQAWTNMVLTILTQIQLLPDPTFVALQPAVFPCISQLTCHVTDLRVRQAVREWLSRVGRMYDITM, encoded by the exons AAGATCCTGTGTGAGGACAGGTTTGTGGCTGTGGAGGCGGAGGCTCTGGAGAGCCAGCTGTTGAGTCAGATGCTGGATGCAGTGAGGGTGACCCCCATGCTCCACGAGGACCTGCAGGTCGAGGTCATGAAG GTCCTTCTCTGCATCACGTACTCCTCCACCTTTGAGATCAACGGAGACTCCATCCTGAGGATTGCTGAG GTGTGTATTGAGACGTACATGTCAAGCTGTCACCAGCGCAGCATCAACACGGCCGTGAGGGCCACCCTCAGCCAGATCCTGGGGGACCTCGCCCTGCAGCTCAGACACAGACAG GGAGTGGATGGCGAAGACCCACCAGTGCCCGCACACCAGCGCAAAG ATGTGTCTCCCACTGCACAGTCCCTGTGTGAGGACGTTGTGACTGTGATAACCGTCTTCTGCGAGAAGCTAGAGGGGGTTGACCA TGAGAACCAGCTGCTCCAGCTGCTCTACCTAGAGTGCATCCTGTCTATGCTCAGCAGCTGTCCTCCCACCATGCACCTGAACAGAGGCTTCACAGACCTGATCTG GAAGCAACTTTGTCCGGCGTTGGTAGTGATCATGGGAAACCCTGTGAACGACAAGACCATCACCTCGGCCCACGGCCACGGACGGGGGTGTCAGGATCCAGACCCCTCTCTAGGTGGTGTGTCTGACCAGGGTCGGGGATCTGGCTGCTCCTCCACCACCCCGGCCATGATCGGCCCGGTGGTGCGGACCATCTGCTACGTGGCTGCTGAGCTGGTGCGCCTGGTTGGCTGTGTGGAGTCCATGAAGCCTGTTCTGCAGTCGCTGTACCACCGTATCCTGCTCTATCCCCCCCCACAGCACCGCGTGGAGGCCATCAAGATCATGAAGGAG ATTCTGGGAAGTCCTCAGCGCTTGTTTGACCTGGCTGGTCCCTGTGTTATAGAGCCTGAGTCTAGGAAAAGGTCCTTCTCCAAGAGGAAGTCTCACCTGGACCTGCTCAAATT GGTGATGGATGGCATGACAGAGGCCTGTATGAAGGGGGGCATCGAGGCCTGCTACTCCTCAGTGTCGTGTGCCTGTGCCCTCCTGGGAGCTCTGGATGAGCTGAGTCATGGGCGTGGCCTACAGTCAGAACAGGCCCGCATGCTGCTGCGCCGATTGGACGAGTTGAAAGAGGGGGCAGAATCCACGCGGGAGTCCATGGAGATCAATGAGGCGGACTTCCGCTGGCAGCGTCACGTCCTCTCGTCTGAGCACGCTCCCTCTGAGCCCTCTGCCACCTCCGCCACGGAGCGCAGCCCTGACATCAGCATCAGCGTCACCACAGATACGGGCAAGACCACTCTGGATGGGGAGCTGGGGCAGACCACTCTGGATGGGGAGCTGGGGCAGACCACTCCAGAGGGGGAGGAGTGTGGTGAAGAACCCCGGCTGCCTTCGCCTTCCTCCTGTGGGCCGGACGCTGACCCTGACCCTGAACTACGTCCCTGTGTGAGGGAGCCAGGCGCCGAGCCCGGAGGACCCCCAGACGTGGTGCAGCGCAGCCATGCACTAGTCTACCCCGACATCACTAACTTCCTGTCCGTGGATGCCCGGGCGCACCCCCACGGCTCGCGCTACAGTGAGAGCAACTTCAGCGTGGATGAGGGGGAGATGTCGCGCACTGAGTTTGATTCATGTGACCAGTACTCCATGGCGGCGGAGAAGGACTCGGGCCGCTCGGATGTGTCAGACATGGGCTCTGATAACTGCTCCCTGGCCGATGAGGAGCAGACACCCAGGGACTGTCCCGGTCATCGCTCCCTGAGGACGGCAGCCCTGTCCCTGAAGCTACTGAAGAACCAGGAGGCTGACCAGCAGAGCGCCCGGCTCTTTGTCCAGTCTCTGGCCGGCCTGCTGCCTCGCCTGCTGGGGATGCACAGCACAACAGACGTGGACACGTCCCTGCAGAACTTCTCCTCCACATTCTGCTCCGGCCTACAGGCGG GTGGCATCCATTCACCAGGCTATGAGGGCAGTGAGAACCTGAACTGTCAGGCCCTGATGAACGCTGATGGCCTTTACCTGGTCTCCTACTACGCCTTGCTCCTCAGCCTCAAACTCTGCTGCCAGGACTACTACCGCAGGAGGCCCATGCCTGTGCTGGTCAGCCTG AAAGAGTTTGTTCGTCTCATCCAGAGCAGTGGGGTGCTGGTGGTGCTGTCTCAGGCCTGGATCGAGGAGCTCTACCTCCAGGTTCTGGACCGGAACTTGCTGGGGGAGGCTGGCTACTGGGGCTCACCAGAGGAACACTCCTTACCCCTCATCACCATGCTAACTG ACATCGATGGGCTGGGCAGTAGTGCCATCGGAGGTCAGCTGATCCGTAAGGCCAACACACAGTCCCCCTTCAGCTGTGACAAGAGTGGCAGTGACACCCTCATGGCAG GCATCGTGTTTGCTCGCTACATCCTGATGGGCTGCTGGAAGAACCTGATGGACACCCTGTCCACTCCCCTGACGGGGCGCATGGCGGGCAGCTCCAAGGGCCTGGCCTTCATGCTGGGGTCTGAGGGGCTGAAGGAGcagagccagagggagagagacaccatCTGTCTCAGCCTGGATGGACTACGCAAGGCAGCCGGACTCAGTTGTGCTCTAG GTGTGGCTGCCAATTGTGCCTGGGCTCTGGCCCAGATGGCGGCAGCCTCATGTGtgcaggaggagaaggaggagaaggaggtgggCGAGTCTGGAGATGCCATCACACAAG tcAAGCAGCGTGTGGAGCAGAAGCTGGAGCAGATGGGACGTCCTCAGGGGGTGCGGCTGCACACGGCCCATGTGCTCTGCATGGAGGCCATCCTCAACGTGGGCCTGGAGATGGGCAGCCACAACCAGGACTGCTGGCCCCATGTCTTCAG GGTGTGCGAATATGTCAGCTCTCTGGAGCACAGCCACTTCAGCGACGGCAGCTCCCAGGCCATCATGACTATCACCCAGGCCCAGCAGGCTGTAGACCTGGGGCTGGATTTGTGCGGCGAGCCTAGTCCGGACAGAGATCTGGCCCTCAGCAGCCAGCCGGTCATCCAGCCCCAGTCCATCCAGGAGCTGCTaagggagggtaggggggggaaAGGCCTGGACCGTAGCCTGATGACTGGGACCAGCGCATCCAAGGCCGTCTGCAGCCTATCTACACAGGCAGACAG GTTATTTGAGGACTCTGTCAGTAAACTGAACATGGTTAGCCTGGTGGGTTTCCTGCACCAGCTGAGGAGAGCATCTCAGTCCCAGCTCTTTGACTCAGTCACTGAGACAGGAGACTACTCCTTAGCCATGCCAG GAGAGGCCAAGTCCACCATGGACAGGCGTAGCGCCCTGCATCTGTTCCGGCTGGGTGAGGCCATGCTGCGGATCGTGAGGAATAAGACCAGACCCCTGCTGCACATGATGAGGGCCTGGAGCATAGTGGCACCGCACCTGGTGGAG GCTGCCTGCCACAAAGAGCGCCATGTATCCCAGAAGGCTGTGTCCTTCATCCATGATGTTCTGATGGAGGTGCTAACCAGCTGGGCAGAGCTTCCCCACTTCCACTTTAACGAGGCGCTCTTCAGACCCTTCGAGCACATCATGCAGCTGGAGCTGTGTGACGAGGATGTGCAGGACCAG GTGGTCACGTCCATAGGGGAGCTGGTAGAGATGTGTTCCCCTCAGATCCAGTCTGGCTGGAGACCTCTATTCAGTGCCCTGAGGACTGTGCATGGGAACAAACCAGACATGAAAGACTACCTGATAGGAGAATATTCCATGG GGAAGTCTCAGGCGCCTGTGTTTGATGTCTTTGAAGCGTTTATCAACACCGACAACATTCAGGTCTTCGCCAACGCAGCAACTGACTACATCATGTGCCTTATGAAGTTTGTCAAAGGTTTAGGTAAGTCAG GAGAAGTGGACTATAAGGAGATTGGGGACTGTGTCAATGCCACTGGCTACAGTTCTACAGACCTGTGCCTCCCTGCTCTGGACTACCTGAGGAAGTGCTCCCAG CTGCTTGCCAAAATCTACAAGATGCCTTCCAAGCCAGTGTTCCTGGGAGCCCGGCTGGCCAGCCTGCCCATGAGGGCCCAAGAGAAGTCTGTCAGCAGTGAGGATGGCATGGACTGTGTCCTGGCTGAGTTTGACGATGACACAGGCCTGATCCAGGTTTGGATCCTGCTGCTGGAGCAGCTGACTGCAGCGGTATCGAACTGCCCCCGGCAGCACCAGCCCCCCACCCTGGAACTGCTGTTTGAACTTCTCAGAGCGCTCACCAATTTGCCAG GACCGGGCTTTGCCATATTCTCTGTGATCCAGCTTCTTCTTCCTGTGATGTCACTTTGGCTCCAGCGTAGCCATGGCGACCATGCGTACTGGGACATAGCCGCAGCCAACTTCAAGCACGCCATTGGGTTGTGCTGTGAGTTGGTAGTGGAGCACATTCAAAGCTTCATCCACTCAG ATATTGGCTATGAGCATCTGATCAACCTGATGCTAAAGGACCTCTTCAAGCTGCTGGTGGCCTGTGTGGCTGAACCTGCTGAGACGATCTCTAGAGTGGGCTGCTCTTGCATCAG GTACGTGTTGGTGACGGTAGGCCCAGTCTTCACTGAGGAGATGTGGCGTCTGGCATGCTGTGCCCTGCAGGATGCCTTCTCTGCCACCCTGGAGCCTGTCAAG AACCTGCTGGCGTGTTTCCGTAGTGGTTCAGACAGCTTCTCTGGGGACGCCTGTGAGGTTAAGGTGGCCGCCCCGTCCCACTCCCCCTCTGCTGAGGCAGAGTACTGGAGAATCAGAGCCATGGCCCAGCAG GTGTTTATGCTGGACACCCAGTGCTCCCCTAAAACCCCCAATAACAAGGAAGGCTTTGAGCATGCCCAGTCCTGTGTGCTCATCATAGAGCTCCCATCAGACCAGCAATCCAATGGTCACACTCAGAAAAG GATTCCTTTCAGAACTATAGTGGTTAGCTTACTCTCTCACCAAGTGTTGCTCCAGAACCTGTATGACATTCTGCTGGAGGAGTTTGTTAAGCACCCTGGTGATGCTGAGACCCAGGAGAAGACCACCCCAGTATCTGATCCTAGACCATCTGGTTTCCTGCGCTACATCTCCATGCAGAACCTGGCCATCATCTTCGACCTGCTGCTGGACTCCTACCGCACAGCCCGAGACTTTGATACGCGCCCGGGCCTCAAGTACCTGCTGATGAAGGTGTCTGGGGTGTGTGGCGCTGCCAACCTGTACCGCCAGTCTGCCATGAGCTTCAACATCTACTTCCAGGCCCTGCTGTGTGCCACGCTCACCAACCAGGAGAGCATCACTGCTGAGCTGGTGAAGAAGATCCTTTACGAGGAGGACGAGGGCAGCTCCGACTCCTCCCAGCAGTGCTCCTCCGAGGACGAGGACATCTTCGAGGAGACGGCTCAGGTGAGTCCCCCGCGGGGGAAGGAGAAGCGCCAGTGGAGGGCCACTATCCCTTCGCTCAGCATCCAGCCGGTCAGCAGCGCAGACTGGGCCTGGCTGGTCAAGCGGCTGCACAAGCTCTGCATGGACCTCTGCAACAACTACATCCAGATGCACCTGGACCAGGAGAACCTGGTGGACGAGGCAGTGCCCGTCTTCCGGGGGGACCCCCTCTTCTTCCTGCCCTTCTTCCCCTCCACCCCCGAGACTCCCACTCCCTCCACAGGAGGCCTGTCCGGCCGGGGAACACCCTCAGATGACAGCGTGCACTCCCACCTGGCAGAGACGCCGTCGGAGGACACCCACAGCCCTACTGCTGGCTACTGCATGGACAGCCTGCCACAcctgagaggggagaggagagacccaGCGGGCCGCAAGAAGGAGTGGTGGGAGAGTGCTGGGAACAAGCTATACACCATTGCCACcgacaagaccatcaccaagctgATGATGGAGTACAAGAAGAGAAAGCAGCAGCACAACCATACCACCTTCGTGAAGGAGACCAAGGGGGGAGAGAACAGGGGCGAGGCAGGGACGATGAGGGGCCCAGAGTCCTCCAACCCACAGAGGCCCCAGCAGCTGGTGGACCCGGGGCCCATGAGACACTCGTTCAGTGCCGGGCCAGAGGTGCTGAGGCAGGAGAAGATCAGACCCCGCTCCGGTTCTACAGCCAGCT